The DNA sequence TAGTTCTAAGTCTAATGTGCATTTAGATCCTGGTCCAGGGGCATTGGTTTACTCGATTGAGATGGGTTTGGATCCACGTAAAATAAATGGGATAATTGTTTCGCATGCTCATCCAGATCACTCCAATGATGCTGCTGTTATGATTGAAGCTATGAGTGAGGGTACAACTAGGAGGAGGGGTGTTTTACTGGCTTCCACAAGTGTCCTCTATGGTAATGAGGTTTGTGAGAAGGTTTTATCTAAGTATCATCAATCAATACCTTCAGAAGTTTATGAGGCTAAGATCGGTACTTCGGTGATTATAGGTGATTTGGAGGTTAAGGTTTGTAAAGCTGTTCATAGTGATCCAAGTACTGTTGGTTTTAGATTTAAAACTCAGTATGGGGATTTCGCCTACATGCCTGACTCAGAATATTTCGATGATGTTGCTGAATATTATGGTGGTGTTAGGCTAATTATACTCTCAGTATTGAGGCCTGGAGGTGAACCTTGGGAGGGGCATATGACCAGTGTGGATGCCGCTAAGATTATTAATAAGGTTAAGCCTGAGAAGGCTATAATAACCCACTTTGGGATGCATATGATTATGAAGAGCCCTGATTCTGAGGCTAAGTGGATTGAGAATGAAACTGGAGTTCCAACTATAGCTGCGAGGGATGGTATGAGGGTGAAGTTTGGTAAGAATATTGATTTCTCATTTATGGAGAAGCAGACTGATTTAAGGAGATTCTTCAACTATTAATTTTAAAGCTTCCTCCACCTTCCTTCCAATCATGCTTTCCAATAGTTCCTCCACATCTCCAATTTTATCTTCCAAGTCTTGCTGGAATGGTATTTCCACCAAAACTCTTTTACCCAAACCTCTATATTCAGTGGTCACAATTCCCATGACCATGTTCACTATTATCCCAATTATATCCCCACCCTGCTCTTCCAGTAATTTGATGAGTTTTCTAACCGTTTCTAGGGCTAGCTTTGATGGTGTTGCTACAACTATGAATTTTATCCTCCAATTTATCCTCAGTAAATCTAGTATGATGTCGCTTATTCCTGGGGGTGCATCTATTATTAGGTAATCCAGCTCCCCCCATCTAGTTATGGATAATATTTCTATTAGGGCATTGGATACATCTATGCCTCTCAATGGTGTTGGGTTATTTTTCGTGTAGTATGTGATTGTCATATACTTTAATCCATGAATTTCTGGAGGTATAACCCCCCTATCCTCCTTCGGCATTAATTCCTCTGCGTTTAGTATTATGTGTGTGGATGGACTTGTGAAGTCTGTGTCTAGTAATCCAACTTTATACCCCATTCTGGAGAGTTGTAGCGCCATTATTGTTGAAATTATGCTTTTACCCACACCCCCCTTCCCACTAACCACCGCTATGACATTTCTAATGCTTTTCACACGTTCATTTATTGCAATTATCCTTGGATCCATCAAGCCACACCACTTATGCTCTCTATCCAAACCCCCCTACCACTTATTACTTCAAAGTCTGGGCTTCCACATTTTGGGCATCTCATGAATGTATGGGCTACTTCAGGTATGAAGTGTATAGCCTCTTTAACATCTTCACTTAAACCTTCACTTCCAAACTTCCACTTATATCCACACTTCCTACACATCATTTCCGCTTCATCGATCTCTATCTTGAATTCCACATTTTCCATATTATTTTCCCTTTTCAATTCTGATAGTGCGAATTTGAATATTTCAATATCTATTTGCTGTAGCTCCCCAACTTTGATGGCAACTTCCCTTATCTCCCTTAACCCTCTTTCCTTTGCAATTCTTAATGTAGACATTACCACAGCTTCTGCAAGGGCCCATTCATGCATTCAATTTCACAACCATTGATGTTTTATTTATGTCATTTTATCTCTTCCTTTATTGCTTGTGAAAGCCTCTTCACTCCTTCTACTATTTGCTCCTTTGATGGGTATGTGAAGTTTAGTCTCATGGCATTCCTAACGGATCCATCCGGGTAGAATGGTCTTCCGGGGACGTATGCAACCTTATACTTTTCTATTGCTTTTTGAGCTATTAGTTCTGTGTCAACCCCCTCTGGAGCCCATGCAAATATGAACATTCCCCCCACAGGTTTAACCCATTTAGACCCCTTTGGCATGTATGTTTCGAGGGAGTTCATCATTATATCCCTCTTCTCCCTATATATCTCCCTAATTCTTGGTAGATGCTTTTCCATTAATCCAGTTTTAAGGGCTTCTGCCGCTATATATTGACTTAGTGGTGATGTGCATAAGTCTGCAACTTCCTTAGCCAATATTATCTTCTCTATTATCTTCTCGTTTCCAGCCATCCATCCCACTCTAAGTCCTGGTGCAATCATTTTACTAAATGTGCTCATGAATACCACTCTATC is a window from the Candidatus Methanomethylicota archaeon genome containing:
- a CDS encoding P-loop NTPase encodes the protein MDPRIIAINERVKSIRNVIAVVSGKGGVGKSIISTIMALQLSRMGYKVGLLDTDFTSPSTHIILNAEELMPKEDRGVIPPEIHGLKYMTITYYTKNNPTPLRGIDVSNALIEILSITRWGELDYLIIDAPPGISDIILDLLRINWRIKFIVVATPSKLALETVRKLIKLLEEQGGDIIGIIVNMVMGIVTTEYRGLGKRVLVEIPFQQDLEDKIGDVEELLESMIGRKVEEALKLIVEESP
- a CDS encoding MBL fold metallo-hydrolase; its protein translation is MIDLFVEIIFLGTGGGRFSMATQKRRTGGIRIISSKSNVHLDPGPGALVYSIEMGLDPRKINGIIVSHAHPDHSNDAAVMIEAMSEGTTRRRGVLLASTSVLYGNEVCEKVLSKYHQSIPSEVYEAKIGTSVIIGDLEVKVCKAVHSDPSTVGFRFKTQYGDFAYMPDSEYFDDVAEYYGGVRLIILSVLRPGGEPWEGHMTSVDAAKIINKVKPEKAIITHFGMHMIMKSPDSEAKWIENETGVPTIAARDGMRVKFGKNIDFSFMEKQTDLRRFFNY
- the hypA gene encoding hydrogenase nickel incorporation protein HypA, with product MHEWALAEAVVMSTLRIAKERGLREIREVAIKVGELQQIDIEIFKFALSELKRENNMENVEFKIEIDEAEMMCRKCGYKWKFGSEGLSEDVKEAIHFIPEVAHTFMRCPKCGSPDFEVISGRGVWIESISGVA